A window of Gambusia affinis linkage group LG03, SWU_Gaff_1.0, whole genome shotgun sequence contains these coding sequences:
- the LOC122828065 gene encoding SUN domain-containing protein 3-like — translation MHTLKHCFLSVIFLALFYGFTIFLVPLMKPPVSSRPTINTFSVPGTEDQERQKQEMKDILADLQNKMDYLFPSADLLPNFALKSQGAKVLQWMPSAVHPGQIQRCSGFGFAPERPSIHPDIVIQGRTRLHPGECWGFEGSQGHLVVALSHRAVISQVTLGHIPKMVSPTGNIWSAPKEFSVYGMREPEQEWTHLGTFIYEEDGDPLQTFELPNHEKVAFSSVKLQINNNWGHPDYTCLYNIRIHGEIA, via the exons ATGCACACgctgaaacattgttttctcaGCGTCATATTTCTTGCCCTGTTTTACG GATTTACCATCTTTCTTGTTCCTTTGATGAAACCTCCAGTTTCTTCACGCCCCACCATAAACACA TTTTCGGTCCCAGGAACTGAAGATcaggaaagacagaaacaggaaatgaaggaTATTCTGGCTGACCTGCAGAATAAGATGGACTACCTTTTTCCATCTGCAGATTTATTACCAAACTTTGCACTGAAATCACAAG GCGCAAAGGTTTTACAATGGATGCCATCGGCCGTACATCCTGGCCAAATACAGAGATGCAGTGGGTTTGGGTTTGCCCCAGAACGGCCATCGATCCACCCAGACATTGTTATTCAG GGGAGGACTCGCCTACACCCAGGAGAGTGCTGGGGATTTGAAGGTTCCCAGGGACATTTAGTCGTCGCCCTGTCCCACAGAGCTGTCATTAGTCAAGTCACCTTGGGTCACATTCCTAAAATGGTGTCCCCGACTGGTAACATCTGGAGTGCTCCCAAggagttttctgtttat GGAATGAGGGAGCCTGAACAGGAATGGACTCACCTGGGAACTTTTATCTATGAGGAGGATGGAGATCCTCTTCAGACCTTTGAGCTACCG AACCACGAAAAAGTGGCCTTTAGCTCCGTAAAGCTTCAGATAAATAACAACTGGGGCCATCCAGATTACACCTGCCTCTACAACATCCGAATCCATGGAGAGATCGCTTAA